A DNA window from Fibrobacterota bacterium contains the following coding sequences:
- a CDS encoding divalent-cation tolerance protein CutA yields the protein MPALLAYITAPDRTEALRIGKALLEARLAACINVIDGMLSMYWWQGKLEEAQECVLLVKTSDSRREELVAMVRDLHGYEVPCVVFWPLAGGNPEYLAWIEKECGGA from the coding sequence ATGCCCGCCCTCCTCGCCTACATCACCGCTCCGGATCGAACCGAAGCCCTTCGCATCGGGAAAGCCCTGCTCGAAGCGCGCTTGGCCGCTTGCATCAACGTGATCGATGGCATGCTCTCCATGTACTGGTGGCAAGGGAAACTCGAAGAAGCGCAGGAGTGCGTTCTGCTCGTTAAGACCAGCGACTCCCGCCGGGAAGAACTCGTCGCCATGGTGCGCGATCTCCACGGATACGAGGTGCCATGCGTGGTGTTCTGGCCCTTGGCCGGAGGGAATCCGGAGTACCTCGCTTGGATCGAGAAGGAGTGCGGCGGTGCCTAG